In one Gemmatimonadales bacterium genomic region, the following are encoded:
- a CDS encoding PLP-dependent aspartate aminotransferase family protein, with amino-acid sequence MTPRRLGLSTTAIHGNPHRRADWSPVAPSIVQSSTFTNPVGSQEDILYGRYGNTPNQVSVAAKYALLEGAEDAIFLASGMGATALAHLAVLRPGDHLLSSSWIYGGTQALFDEELGRFGIEITYVRPDQPRLWRRSVRKGTRAIFVETPTNPLMRLVDMIPVAQVAKEFGLALLVDSTFASPINFRPLEHGADVAITSATKYLNGHSDVVAGAVAGSTSLVEEVNRLVRRWGQAIDPHTAWMVDRGMRTLALRMERHNINGLAVARWAEAQAGFAKVHYPGLPSHPDHQRAKKVLDGYGGMVGLELKGGPKAAERMLKRLKLILHAPSLAGVESLVSEPRLTSHKDQTPSARAALGIPDGFLRLSCGIEDSDDIIADLAQALG; translated from the coding sequence ATGACCCCCCGCCGCCTCGGACTCTCGACGACGGCGATCCACGGTAATCCTCATCGGCGGGCCGACTGGTCGCCGGTGGCGCCGTCCATCGTCCAGAGCAGCACGTTCACCAATCCGGTCGGCTCCCAGGAAGACATTCTCTACGGTCGCTACGGCAACACGCCCAATCAGGTCTCGGTGGCCGCGAAGTACGCCCTGCTGGAGGGGGCGGAGGACGCGATCTTCCTGGCCAGCGGGATGGGGGCCACGGCCCTGGCCCACCTGGCGGTGCTCCGCCCCGGCGACCACCTGCTCAGCAGCAGCTGGATCTACGGCGGCACCCAGGCACTGTTCGACGAGGAGCTGGGCCGGTTCGGGATCGAGATTACCTACGTCCGGCCGGACCAGCCCCGACTCTGGCGCCGCTCGGTGCGGAAGGGCACCCGCGCCATCTTCGTCGAGACGCCCACCAACCCGCTCATGCGGCTGGTGGACATGATCCCGGTGGCGCAGGTGGCCAAGGAATTCGGGCTCGCCCTCCTGGTCGACTCCACCTTCGCCAGCCCGATCAACTTCCGCCCACTGGAGCACGGCGCCGACGTGGCGATCACTAGCGCCACCAAGTACCTGAACGGCCACAGCGACGTCGTCGCCGGAGCCGTGGCGGGGTCGACCTCGCTGGTGGAGGAGGTCAACCGGCTGGTACGCCGGTGGGGTCAGGCGATCGATCCGCACACCGCCTGGATGGTCGACCGGGGGATGCGGACGCTGGCGCTCCGGATGGAGCGGCACAACATCAACGGACTGGCCGTCGCGCGCTGGGCCGAGGCGCAGGCGGGGTTCGCCAAGGTGCACTATCCCGGCCTGCCGTCGCATCCGGATCACCAGCGCGCCAAGAAGGTGCTCGACGGCTACGGCGGCATGGTGGGGCTGGAGCTCAAGGGCGGACCCAAAGCGGCGGAGCGGATGCTCAAACGGCTCAAGCTGATCCTCCACGCACCCAGCCTGGCCGGGGTGGAGTCGCTGGTCTCCGAGCCCCGCCTCACCTCCCACAAGGATCAGACGCCGTCGGCCCGGGCGGCGTTGGGCATTCCGGACGGCTTTCTCCGGCTGAGCTGCGGGATCGAGGACAGCGACGACATCATCGCTGATCTGGCGCAGGCGCTCGGGTGA
- the ftsE gene encoding cell division ATP-binding protein FtsE, whose product MIRLSHVHKSYPNGALALKDVSFRVSKGEFVFLTGHSGAGKSTIMKLLFAEQRPTTGEVRVSGYSLGDLRPAEVPKLRRRLGVVFQDFRLLEDRTAAENIAFALEVTGARSDTIAARVMRVLTQVGLSAKSRAYPRELSGGEQQRVAIARALVNDPAILIADEPTGNLDERATRGVFQLLRDINAGGTVVVMATHDLDLVRQTTYRTIELRDGSVVYDSAEDEADAAEAAT is encoded by the coding sequence GTGATCCGCCTCTCCCACGTTCACAAGTCATATCCCAACGGCGCCCTGGCCCTCAAGGACGTCTCCTTCCGCGTGAGCAAGGGCGAGTTCGTGTTCCTCACGGGACACTCCGGCGCGGGGAAATCGACCATCATGAAGCTGCTCTTCGCGGAGCAGCGGCCCACTACGGGCGAGGTGCGGGTCTCGGGCTATAGCCTGGGCGACCTGCGCCCGGCGGAGGTCCCCAAGCTGCGCCGCCGGCTGGGCGTGGTGTTCCAGGACTTCCGCCTGCTGGAAGACCGCACCGCGGCCGAGAACATCGCCTTCGCGCTGGAAGTGACCGGCGCGCGGAGCGACACCATCGCCGCGCGGGTGATGCGGGTGCTCACCCAGGTGGGCCTCTCCGCCAAGAGCCGGGCCTACCCCCGGGAGCTCTCCGGCGGCGAGCAGCAGCGGGTAGCGATCGCCCGCGCACTGGTGAACGACCCGGCCATTCTGATCGCCGACGAGCCCACCGGCAACCTCGACGAGCGGGCCACCCGCGGCGTGTTCCAGCTGCTGCGCGACATCAACGCCGGGGGCACCGTGGTGGTGATGGCCACGCACGACCTCGATCTGGTGCGGCAGACCACCTACCGCACCATCGAGCTCCGCGATGGCTCGGTGGTGTACGATAGCGCCGAGGACGAGGCCGACGCGGCGGAGGCGGCCACGTGA
- a CDS encoding permease-like cell division protein FtsX → MRLLTREALLSFRRAPLLSALSVTTIAFSLFTLGLFGLVAINLRQALRGLEERVEIVAFVLRGTPAETITLASQDIAAFPEVKDVAFVTEEQALARARQELVEFRDAYRDLQVNPLPASIEVRLKEGYRDAATVERVAQRLRGFGFVEDVRFGRDWVRKLDHLRNITGLVGLVIGLAFAAVAVVIIGVTIRLTLMQRAREISVMRLVGATNWFIRGPFLLEGALKGILGGLLSLLLCYAGYLLFRDSSGGTFAGLVFFRPEQMLLILVFGFMLGLGGSLVSVGRHLRHV, encoded by the coding sequence GTGAGGCTGCTGACCCGGGAGGCCCTGCTCTCGTTTCGCCGCGCACCACTCCTCTCGGCGCTCTCCGTCACCACCATCGCCTTCTCGCTTTTTACTCTGGGCCTGTTCGGGCTGGTGGCCATCAACCTGCGCCAGGCGTTGCGGGGATTGGAGGAGCGGGTGGAGATCGTGGCGTTCGTCCTCCGCGGCACCCCGGCAGAGACGATCACGCTGGCTAGCCAGGATATCGCAGCGTTTCCCGAGGTGAAGGACGTGGCGTTCGTCACCGAGGAGCAGGCGTTGGCGCGGGCCCGGCAGGAGCTGGTCGAGTTTCGCGACGCGTACCGCGATCTGCAGGTGAACCCGCTGCCCGCCTCGATCGAGGTCCGGCTCAAGGAGGGGTACCGCGACGCGGCGACCGTGGAACGGGTGGCTCAGCGGCTTCGGGGCTTCGGCTTCGTGGAGGACGTCCGCTTCGGCCGGGACTGGGTCCGCAAGCTCGATCACCTGCGCAACATCACCGGACTGGTCGGGCTGGTGATCGGCCTCGCCTTCGCGGCGGTGGCGGTGGTGATCATCGGCGTCACCATCCGCCTGACCCTGATGCAGCGGGCCCGGGAGATCAGCGTCATGCGGTTGGTCGGCGCCACCAACTGGTTCATCCGGGGTCCGTTCCTGCTCGAGGGGGCGCTCAAGGGCATTCTTGGCGGCCTGCTCTCGCTGCTGCTCTGCTATGCCGGGTACCTGCTCTTCCGGGACAGCAGCGGCGGGACCTTTGCCGGGCTGGTCTTCTTCCGACCCGAGCAGATGCTGCTGATCCTGGTGTTCGGGTTCATGCTCGGTCTGGGCGGCAGTCTGGTGAGCGTGGGGCGGCACTTGAGGCATGTGTAG
- a CDS encoding peptidoglycan DD-metalloendopeptidase family protein, whose translation MHNLTVLTALTSLAAPAHAQQPSELEESRRRLEEIRRERDRLQEQQLRLQGQVHDVHDELSNLERQRESTQRIVSEIERQIGGLASQLDRSSAELILAEDNLAERRAVLERRLVDIYKRGPLYTFQALLAAESFGQLLSRYKYLYLTSRQDRALVTDVEHLRNRVVSERNNILDVRKQLDRSREEREAEYAKYSQLAEARSRRLDALQRSARSTERRLTTLQKDEARLNGLLAALERARRDEAARGALRGGVSTPGSITTADLGKLDWPVEGTIVYRFGRDTLPSGGIIRWNGLGIAAAVGTPVKAVESGKVRLVGQFGTYGLTIVLEHGNGYYSVYSHLLSAGVRLAAAVAKGEVIGTVGGQNSDYGPHLHFEIRGENQVALDPAEWLRRK comes from the coding sequence GTGCACAACCTCACCGTCCTTACCGCCCTTACCTCCCTCGCCGCCCCGGCCCATGCCCAGCAGCCCTCCGAGCTCGAGGAGAGTCGCCGTCGCCTGGAGGAGATCCGGCGGGAACGGGATCGGCTGCAGGAGCAGCAGCTCCGGCTCCAGGGGCAGGTCCACGACGTACACGACGAGCTCAGCAACCTGGAGCGGCAGCGGGAGTCGACCCAGCGGATCGTGAGCGAGATCGAGCGCCAGATCGGCGGACTGGCGTCCCAGCTCGACCGGTCCAGCGCGGAGCTCATCCTGGCGGAGGACAATCTTGCCGAACGCCGCGCCGTGCTGGAACGCCGGCTGGTGGACATCTACAAGCGTGGCCCGCTCTACACCTTCCAGGCGCTCCTCGCGGCCGAATCGTTCGGCCAGCTGCTCAGTCGCTACAAGTACCTCTACCTGACCAGCCGGCAGGATCGTGCGCTGGTGACCGACGTCGAGCACCTGCGCAACCGTGTGGTGAGCGAGCGGAACAATATCCTCGACGTGCGCAAGCAACTCGACCGGTCCCGGGAGGAGCGCGAGGCCGAATACGCCAAGTACAGTCAGCTTGCCGAAGCCAGGTCGCGCCGGCTGGATGCGCTGCAGCGGTCCGCCCGAAGCACGGAGCGACGGCTCACCACCCTGCAGAAGGACGAGGCCCGGCTCAACGGTCTCCTGGCCGCGCTGGAACGGGCCCGCCGAGACGAGGCGGCCCGAGGGGCGCTCCGCGGCGGTGTAAGCACGCCGGGCTCGATTACCACCGCCGACCTGGGAAAGCTGGACTGGCCCGTCGAAGGGACGATCGTCTACCGTTTCGGGCGGGACACGCTGCCGAGTGGCGGCATCATCCGGTGGAACGGACTCGGGATCGCCGCCGCGGTGGGCACGCCGGTGAAAGCGGTGGAATCGGGGAAGGTGCGACTGGTGGGACAGTTCGGCACGTATGGACTGACGATCGTTTTGGAGCACGGCAACGGCTACTACTCGGTGTACTCCCACCTGCTGAGCGCCGGCGTGCGCCTGGCGGCCGCCGTGGCCAAAGGGGAAGTCATCGGTACGGTCGGCGGGCAGAACTCGGATTACGGCCCGCACCTGCACTTCGAGATCCGAGGCGAGAACCAGGTGGCGCTGGATCCCGCGGAGTGGCTGCGCCGGAAGTAG